The genome window CACAGGAGATAACCTGCTTCTAGAGGGTACGGCGTTTTCCTGGGGGTTCGAACGCGGTGAAGGCGAGGGATGGCAGCCGGTGGAGACGTTGGAGCCAGGGGTAGATGCGCGGCGGTACGTGAACGACCATGCCCCAATGCACCTGCTGTTGCCAGCCGCCTTACCGCCCATGATGGAGAGGTGTTGGGAACGAGGACGGGTGCGGCATGTGGCTGCGGTGCCCTCTTTACAAACGAGTTCCCTGCCGGTGCGTCAGGCCGATCACCTCATAGAGGAGGCGATAGCTTGGCAACAGCTTTGGAGTGCTCAGCAACCCCTTATCGTTCCTCCAAACACGCGACGCCGTGTGTTAGTGGATCTGGAGGACTATGTGTGTGCCTATCCAGAGGTTGTGGTCAGTGGAGGACGTGGTGCGACCCTACGCCTCCATTGGCAGGAATCGCTTTTCAACGAACCGGATGCCAAAACGAAAGGCGACCGGAACGCCATTGAGGGCAAATATTTTGTAACGCTTTGGCATTTAAAAGAGGGTGTCGGCGATACGTTTCTGCCCGATGGGGGGCGTTCACGCCGTTTCGATACCCTATGGTGGCAGGCAGGGCGCTACCTTGAGATCGCCGTCGAAACAAAGGACGAGCCGCTTTTATTGGAGAGCCTTCGGCTCCATGAAACGCGCTATCCTCTAGAGATGGAGAGCCAGTTCTCTTGTTCCGATGCGCGTTTAGAAACGGTGACGCCGTTGGCACTGAGGGCGCTGCAGATGTGCGCCCATGAGACCTATATGGACTGCCCCTATTACGAGCAGCTGATGTACGTGGGCGACACACGCTTAGAGGCTTTGGTGACCTACGTACTTACCAGAGACGATCGTCTGCCGCGCAAGGCGCTTCAGCTTTTCGATGCCAGCCGTCTTCTGAATGGATTAACGCAATCGCGCTACCCATCACGCGTACAACAGATTATTCCGCCCTTTTCGCTCTGGTGGGTCGCGATGATCTATGACTACGCTTTATGGCGAGGTGATCCATCCTTCATTCGTTCGCTCCTTCCTGGCGCCCGCGGCGTTCTCGAGTATTTTCTGGCGCATCGAGGGGCTGATGGTCTTATGCGCGGGCCGCTCGGTTGGAACTTTTTGGACTGGGTGCCGGCATGGAGGCACGGAATCCCACCAGATGGACAGTGGGGAGCGAGCGCGCCGTTGAATTGGCAGTTGGTTATGGCGCTTAAGATGATGGAGGCCCTTGAACGCTGGCTGGATGAACCGGAGCTTGCGGCGCGCTATAAGCGACTTGCAGAGGAGCTGGCTCATACAACGGACGAGCACTTCTGGAACGAATCGCGCGGTCTTTATGCCGACGATCTAGCGCACACCTCTTTTTCCGAACATGCACAGTGTCTCGCTTTGCTTAGCGGCCTAGTCCCTCAGGAGCGCTATGAGCGATTAGGGGAAACGCTTTTTACGTCAAGCTCCACATCCTCTGCCTTGCCCGATCTGCACCGAACAACCATCTCCTTTACCCACTATCTTTTCGAAGCCTATCGCATTCTGGGGCGACCCGATGCGCTTCTGGAACGGCTGGCGCTTTGGTTCGACCTCAAAGCGCTGGGGCTTTGCACCACTATCGAGATGCCTGAACCAACCCGCTCCGACTGCCATGGTTGGGGAGCGCATCCGCTTTACCACTATTTCGCTACACTGCTAGGCATTCGGCCAGCACGTTTTGGATTCGACCGCGTGCGCATAGCACCGCAGCCTGGGCCGTTAAATTCGCTTGCGGGAGTGCTCGTCCATCCAAAAGGGTCTATAGAGGCCGATTTCACTTTTACCGATGGCAAACTCCAAGGGCGTGTGGCACTGCCTGAAGGGGTAAAAGGCACGCTAATATGGGGCGGGCGAGAGCAACCGCTGTTTGCCGGCACACAGGAAGTGAGGCTTTGATAGGGCAATGCCTTCTATGGGTGCCATTATCATGAGGTTGACTTAAGAGTTCGAACGGTAGTTGCGCCAGGAGTGTTTGGGCTGCCAACCGAGGAGGCATTTTGCCTGACTGCAGTCTACAAGAGAGCGATAAGGGTTTTCAGCAAGATAGGCTGTCCTATCCTGCTGCCAAGGATGATCGGGGAAAAAGCGCTTGACAGCCTCTTCCGTGGGGATGGGGAGGCCTGTGTCGTCGGCAGTGAGAAGGAATCCAGCATGCAGAAAGCCTTGCGCGGTGAGGGCGAGCAGCCCAGCTTGGCATACGTCGCGCACGTCTACATAAGCAAAAAGCTCAATGCTGTAGCTCGGCCAACGCCCCTCCTCAGCTGGAAACCAATGACCAGAATAGTGGTCTTCACGAGTCACAAAGGTGGGACGTAAGCAGGCGGTCACGATGCCGTAACGCTCCGAGTAGGAGCGACAGGCCTCCTCCCCCAGATGTTTTGAGAGCTGGTAGGGAGTCATAGGGTGATGCGGATGGAAGTCGTCTACCGGCAGGTAGTGCGCCTTGCCGAATCGGCCAACGCAGCCGATGGCGTTGATGCTAGAGTAGAACACGACCCGCCCGATTTCGGCCTCATGCGCTGCAATAAGCACATTCAAGGTGCCGCGCACGTTCACATCCAACACATCCGCCTCACCCCCATGGCGGTCGTTGGGAATAGCTGCCAAATGGACAATAGCGTCCATACCCTGTACCGCTTTACGTAGGGCATAGATGTCACGAATATCGCCGGGGATATGCTCCCACTCGCGCTGACGCGCAGAGCGCTGATCGAAAGTTCGCACCTCATGGCCAGCTTCCAAAAGAGCGGCCACCTGTGCCTGTCCAATAAAACCTTCGCTACCAGTAACGAGCACGCGCAACGCTGTTTTTATCCTTTATTGGCAAATTGCTTCGAAACGATTACAGCATCGAAACCCGCCCTCTATTATACCCTCGCATTGGCGCTTTGGGCGATGAGTTTTGGTGTTAAGGAAGAAAAAAATTTCATGGGCTGCTACAGCTGGCATATTTGGAAAAAATCTCCCTTTGCTCTTAAGGGCAGGAAATGTCCTGCCGAAAATCTGTTTGCGCTCCGCCGATGGACGTTGGCCCATCCGTCCGTCGGCGGAGCTTCTCTATGAAGACCGCTCCATATTGATTTTTCCTCTTCCTTCGAGTAGAATAAGGCCTCCAACCACAGACGCCTTGGCAAGTCGAGGCTACTATTAAGTTGACCGTGGAACCGAGGCGTGCGAGATAAGTTTAGTATCTAATGGTCTATCGAGGGGCAGGGTGCGAGGCACTCTGCCCTTGAAAAATACCGTAAAACTGAGCATGAGACGATCACCGATTACCTGGCTGTTACTGACCGTTGGTCTACTTGCCGCACTCATTGCCGTCCACCGACGCTTCCATGTGGAGATGGCCAATCGGCGTGTGGCGTTGGGTGTGGAGTATGCAGAGGTGGATCAGCTTGCGCGCTTTGCAAATGTTCCACTGGCGAGCGTTTTACAGGACTTCAAACGTCAGGGACTCAGCGCGCTCATTCTTACTGAAGACACCCCCATGCTGCTCGAGACCACCGGTGCCATACGCCCTATTTACGAGCCGTTGCCGGATGGCCACTCCTACACGCTGGCCGTGGTGCGCAGTGAGGACCTTCTTACCCGCATTGGGGCGGCACTGCGCGCCCGAGGGATTACGGTCAATGACTATCCCTCCCCAGAGTCGTTTCCCGAACCGCACGCCGGCATCACTCGGTTTATTGTGGACCCTCAGGTTGCACGCCACAGTGTCGCCTTGGAGGCTAACCTAGATTATGCCCATCTGCGAACGCTCGGCATCGGATTACCGCCCCTAGGGGTTGCCGCAGCCAAACAGGCGGGCCTACAGATCGTCGCTCGTATCGCCAACTTTCCAGGGGTCTCGACAGCTACAGCCGCTGCTGTTTTACAGAGCCTTGTTGCCCAAGGCGCCTCGGTGGTGATCTTCAATGGCGATGAGGTGCTCGGATATCGTGGGCAGGAGAAGGCTATCGCACCTTTGCTTCGACCGGCTCACGGCATCGTCTACGGCGATATCGAGTTCGGAAAGCAGAAGGGAGTGGCCGACCTCACGCAGGCCTTAAAAGGAGATTATGTGCGTGTGCACAGCATTCTGCCGGCAGAGATGGGACAAATGACCGATTCGGCCATGGTGGAACGGTTCGGCCTTGCGGTACGTGAGCGCAATATCCGACTCTGCTACATCCATCTGCTAACCGATGCGGGCTCAAATGCGGTAGCCCAGAATGCGCTCTATATCAAACGGATCGCACGGCGCATCGAGCATGGAGGGGTGTGGACGGGCGGAGGCTTTGTTTTCGGACCGGCGCATCCCTTTCAACGACTAGAGCTGCCCGTAGGGCTTTTTGCTCTTATGGGGCTTGCCGTAGGCGCCGGCGTAGCCTGGATGCTGGCTCTTATTGTGCCGCTCTCCAAACGCCAGGATCTGGCCTTGACCGTGGGTTTAGCC of Chthonomonas calidirosea T49 contains these proteins:
- a CDS encoding alpha-L-rhamnosidase C-terminal domain-containing protein; protein product: MGRISLFDDPYAQLHADKGWPDFGTWPCRWITLPNPGAPPFVVAYRCRFELNEPATLRFHVTADERYDLFLDGVRIGRGSERGDVQHWFFETYEETLSAGPHILVARVWTLGPRAPYAQMSLHHGFLLSPQEEAFYDLIGTGRAVWEAKRLGGYTFIDPLAAWGTGDNLLLEGTAFSWGFERGEGEGWQPVETLEPGVDARRYVNDHAPMHLLLPAALPPMMERCWERGRVRHVAAVPSLQTSSLPVRQADHLIEEAIAWQQLWSAQQPLIVPPNTRRRVLVDLEDYVCAYPEVVVSGGRGATLRLHWQESLFNEPDAKTKGDRNAIEGKYFVTLWHLKEGVGDTFLPDGGRSRRFDTLWWQAGRYLEIAVETKDEPLLLESLRLHETRYPLEMESQFSCSDARLETVTPLALRALQMCAHETYMDCPYYEQLMYVGDTRLEALVTYVLTRDDRLPRKALQLFDASRLLNGLTQSRYPSRVQQIIPPFSLWWVAMIYDYALWRGDPSFIRSLLPGARGVLEYFLAHRGADGLMRGPLGWNFLDWVPAWRHGIPPDGQWGASAPLNWQLVMALKMMEALERWLDEPELAARYKRLAEELAHTTDEHFWNESRGLYADDLAHTSFSEHAQCLALLSGLVPQERYERLGETLFTSSSTSSALPDLHRTTISFTHYLFEAYRILGRPDALLERLALWFDLKALGLCTTIEMPEPTRSDCHGWGAHPLYHYFATLLGIRPARFGFDRVRIAPQPGPLNSLAGVLVHPKGSIEADFTFTDGKLQGRVALPEGVKGTLIWGGREQPLFAGTQEVRL
- a CDS encoding NAD-dependent epimerase/dehydratase family protein; the encoded protein is MLVTGSEGFIGQAQVAALLEAGHEVRTFDQRSARQREWEHIPGDIRDIYALRKAVQGMDAIVHLAAIPNDRHGGEADVLDVNVRGTLNVLIAAHEAEIGRVVFYSSINAIGCVGRFGKAHYLPVDDFHPHHPMTPYQLSKHLGEEACRSYSERYGIVTACLRPTFVTREDHYSGHWFPAEEGRWPSYSIELFAYVDVRDVCQAGLLALTAQGFLHAGFLLTADDTGLPIPTEEAVKRFFPDHPWQQDRTAYLAENPYRSLVDCSQAKCLLGWQPKHSWRNYRSNS
- a CDS encoding DUF5693 family protein; the protein is MRRSPITWLLLTVGLLAALIAVHRRFHVEMANRRVALGVEYAEVDQLARFANVPLASVLQDFKRQGLSALILTEDTPMLLETTGAIRPIYEPLPDGHSYTLAVVRSEDLLTRIGAALRARGITVNDYPSPESFPEPHAGITRFIVDPQVARHSVALEANLDYAHLRTLGIGLPPLGVAAAKQAGLQIVARIANFPGVSTATAAAVLQSLVAQGASVVIFNGDEVLGYRGQEKAIAPLLRPAHGIVYGDIEFGKQKGVADLTQALKGDYVRVHSILPAEMGQMTDSAMVERFGLAVRERNIRLCYIHLLTDAGSNAVAQNALYIKRIARRIEHGGVWTGGGFVFGPAHPFQRLELPVGLFALMGLAVGAGVAWMLALIVPLSKRQDLALTVGLAVVFGLLALVHVKGRQLTALAAGIAFPAIACLTFLPNLEPATSIYSNRDSLRRAIRTLLQASLLTLPGILLVVGLLASRIFLTKTDQFLGIKAQHAIPILLIALVLLQGGKARIGESWSVWKERALTGLRRNLNEPARYSILLLSIVALAVLAIMLVRTGNDAAVGVSPLELKFRALLDHLLPVRPRTKEFLIGHPAFVLAFAWWWRGRRRLALPTFVVGSIGQVSLLNTFCHIHTPLIVSAWRGGLGILLGGLIGAAIFLVVEALFPLKPSELVKRSETVTSDGRPAEPTKASLPVS